The following are encoded in a window of bacterium BMS3Abin14 genomic DNA:
- a CDS encoding preprotein translocase subunit SecE: MWKKVKTFLGEVKVELKKVTWPSRQDTVSSTGVVLVVVLISAFYLGFVDILLSHLIRYLLG, translated from the coding sequence ATGTGGAAGAAGGTTAAGACGTTTCTCGGTGAGGTTAAAGTCGAGCTTAAAAAGGTTACCTGGCCATCGAGACAGGACACCGTGTCGTCCACAGGCGTTGTTCTGGTCGTTGTCCTGATTTCCGCATTTTACCTTGGTTTTGTCGATATTCTGCTTAGCCATTTGATAAGATATCTTCTCGGGTAG